The following coding sequences are from one Dermacentor silvarum isolate Dsil-2018 chromosome 4, BIME_Dsil_1.4, whole genome shotgun sequence window:
- the LOC119450229 gene encoding cytochrome b-c1 complex subunit 8-like, with amino-acid sequence MGLHFGNLYKLRGIVMYRLSPYEQRAFAGLFKQGIPNVFRRTKDQIFYVLPPFVLTYLVYDWGEREYKKATRKNPADFANDK; translated from the exons ATGGGTCTTCACTTCGGGAACCTGTACAAACTGCGTGGAATCGTGATGTATCGATTGTCGCCATACGAGCAGCGCGCGTTCGCTGGCTTGTTCAAGCAAGGCATCCCTAACGTCTTTCGCAGAACTAAGGATCAAATATTCTATGTTCTGCCGC CCTTTGTTCTGACTTACCTTGTCTACGACTGGGGCGAGCGTGAGTATAAGAAGGCAACGCGCAAGAACCCTGCTGACTTTGCCAACGACAAGTAA